The proteins below come from a single Parageobacillus thermoglucosidasius genomic window:
- a CDS encoding Zn-dependent hydrolase produces MEQQKLLINGERLKNTLEQFANFGRTENNGVTRLSLSEEDRLARNYFCSCCEKLDMSIKIDDMGNIYATLEGIEDRPPIVIGSHLDTVKNGGRFDGVLGVVAGLEVVRTLLENNIKPLIPLMIVNFTNEEGARFEPSLMGSGVLSGKFEKSVMLQKTDADGITFAEALHSIGYAGKEEARLKEATAFLELHIEQGPILERESCSIGIVECVVGMVCYEIEVSGESDHAGTTPMDMRKDALFAANNLITEVRQKMSVLDNELVYTIGRMNVFPNIHTVIPNKVVFTLEARHKNPAIIKQVEEIIQGLAQSSCTEGCEIKTKKLWERDTVWFNDQICDLLEQSAKKLGYSYKRMVSGAGHDAQFIASYIPTAMVFVPSINGKSHSEDELTTWEDCEKGVNVILETILAMQKNFKS; encoded by the coding sequence ATGGAACAACAAAAATTGTTAATTAATGGTGAGCGGCTGAAAAACACGCTGGAACAATTTGCAAATTTCGGACGTACAGAAAACAATGGAGTAACTCGTTTATCATTGTCTGAAGAAGATAGATTGGCGCGGAATTATTTTTGTTCTTGCTGTGAAAAATTAGACATGTCCATAAAGATCGATGATATGGGGAATATTTATGCAACTTTAGAAGGGATTGAAGACAGGCCGCCAATAGTGATAGGTTCACATTTAGACACTGTGAAAAATGGCGGACGGTTTGATGGAGTCTTAGGAGTGGTTGCTGGTTTAGAAGTGGTACGAACTTTATTGGAAAATAATATTAAACCGCTAATTCCGCTTATGATTGTTAATTTTACAAATGAAGAGGGGGCTAGGTTCGAACCTTCATTGATGGGGTCTGGAGTTCTTTCAGGTAAATTCGAAAAATCTGTCATGCTGCAAAAAACAGATGCTGATGGCATCACTTTTGCAGAAGCATTACATTCGATTGGTTATGCCGGGAAAGAAGAGGCGCGTTTGAAAGAAGCCACTGCTTTTTTAGAATTGCATATTGAACAAGGTCCAATTCTTGAACGGGAATCATGCTCTATTGGTATTGTTGAATGTGTAGTTGGAATGGTGTGCTATGAGATTGAAGTAAGCGGGGAATCTGACCATGCCGGAACTACTCCTATGGACATGAGAAAAGATGCTCTCTTTGCCGCAAACAACTTAATAACGGAAGTAAGACAAAAAATGAGTGTGCTTGATAATGAATTGGTTTATACCATTGGAAGAATGAACGTATTCCCGAACATACACACAGTTATTCCAAATAAAGTTGTCTTCACACTGGAAGCTAGACATAAAAATCCAGCAATTATCAAGCAAGTGGAGGAAATTATCCAAGGGCTTGCGCAGTCATCTTGCACAGAAGGGTGTGAAATCAAAACAAAAAAATTATGGGAGCGAGATACTGTTTGGTTTAATGATCAAATCTGCGATCTGCTAGAACAATCTGCAAAAAAATTAGGCTATTCATATAAAAGAATGGTTAGTGGTGCGGGTCATGACGCTCAATTCATAGCCAGCTATATACCAACTGCCATGGTTTTTGTTCCAAGCATCAATGGAAAGAGCCATAGTGAAGATGAACTTACCACTTGGGAAGATTGTGAAAAGGGAGTAAATGTAATATTGGAGACCATTCTTGCGATGCAAAAAAATTTCAAATCATAA
- a CDS encoding response regulator transcription factor, with translation MYTILLVDDETRMLELLDLYLSPKGYHCVKCESGLAAVQYLENHKADLVLLDIMMPEMDGWETCKRIREFSDVPIIMVTARDQTLDIVKGLNIGADDYITKPFDEAELLARIEAVLRRSVGKRSKIEFQGLVWDEDEHKTHYQNEPIFLTPKEFAILGLFLKHPNRVFSREQIIVSLWGYNANTEERTIDSHVKNIREKLRQVGFPIDQFLQTVWGVGYKWEA, from the coding sequence ATGTACACGATTTTGCTCGTTGACGATGAAACACGAATGTTAGAGTTGCTGGATCTTTATCTTTCGCCGAAAGGATATCATTGTGTCAAGTGCGAGTCCGGTTTGGCAGCGGTACAGTACTTGGAAAATCACAAAGCGGATTTAGTCTTGCTGGACATTATGATGCCGGAGATGGATGGCTGGGAAACGTGCAAACGAATAAGAGAATTTTCCGATGTCCCGATTATCATGGTGACCGCAAGAGACCAAACGTTAGATATCGTCAAAGGGCTCAATATTGGGGCGGATGATTACATCACCAAACCGTTTGACGAAGCCGAGCTTCTTGCCCGCATCGAAGCAGTGCTGCGCCGCTCCGTAGGAAAGCGCTCGAAAATCGAGTTTCAAGGATTAGTGTGGGATGAAGACGAACATAAGACCCATTATCAAAACGAACCGATTTTTCTAACGCCAAAAGAGTTTGCCATATTAGGGCTGTTTTTAAAGCATCCAAACAGGGTGTTCAGCAGAGAACAAATCATCGTGTCATTATGGGGCTATAACGCAAATACAGAAGAGCGCACTATCGATTCACATGTCAAAAATATAAGAGAAAAACTGAGACAAGTTGGTTTTCCGATCGACCAATTTCTGCAAACCGTTTGGGGAGTAGGATATAAATGGGAGGCATAA
- a CDS encoding aromatic ring-hydroxylating oxygenase subunit alpha, which translates to MSKNIINGKTLQMLREKIESGLLPQWVLSDPDMYELELEKIFGRTWQFLAHESELPEPGCFVTRWIVNDPVLVTKTKSGEIKAFLNSCTHRGTHLCAADYGKQKSFTCPYHGWTFNLEGKLIGVALGDKVYGEEMKKEEWDLRPIPKIGVYQGMIFGNLDPDAMPLEDYLGNMKWYFDILLARSDGGMEVKGVPQRWVVQANWKVTSENFEADPYHVQMTHRSAKELGIAPKDPFFPGYGHQVVLENGHGINVITADATGRSPFPFQGMPESMWPMFERNLTSEQLELMRNAIVFVGGVFPNLGFISFSAPPLEGETNIYNYLNFRVWRPLGPDKVEVWSWFTIDKAAPEEYKEKSYLSYLGTFGPSGILEQDDAEIWARIAQASGGLMARDKELSYNNVLNYLMGLDRVEPDETFPGPGVAYPICFLDAVSRNMHKYWLELLIKDHSIAEGVYR; encoded by the coding sequence ATGAGCAAAAATATCATAAATGGAAAGACTCTTCAAATGCTGCGGGAAAAAATCGAAAGTGGTTTATTACCGCAATGGGTATTGTCTGATCCAGATATGTATGAATTAGAACTCGAAAAAATATTTGGCCGCACTTGGCAATTTTTAGCGCATGAATCCGAATTACCGGAACCAGGATGTTTTGTGACGCGATGGATTGTGAACGATCCAGTGTTGGTTACTAAAACGAAATCTGGAGAGATTAAAGCTTTTCTTAATTCTTGCACGCACCGGGGCACACATTTATGTGCAGCAGATTACGGAAAACAAAAGTCGTTTACATGTCCTTATCACGGTTGGACTTTTAATCTGGAAGGAAAGCTGATTGGCGTTGCATTAGGTGACAAAGTATACGGCGAGGAGATGAAAAAAGAAGAGTGGGATCTTCGGCCGATTCCGAAAATTGGAGTCTATCAAGGAATGATCTTTGGCAACTTGGATCCTGATGCCATGCCGCTGGAGGATTATCTTGGAAATATGAAATGGTATTTTGACATTTTGCTGGCGCGAAGTGATGGAGGAATGGAAGTTAAGGGAGTTCCGCAACGTTGGGTCGTTCAAGCTAACTGGAAGGTGACATCAGAAAACTTTGAAGCAGATCCCTATCATGTGCAAATGACCCACCGCTCTGCAAAGGAATTGGGCATCGCTCCTAAGGATCCGTTTTTTCCAGGATATGGACATCAAGTCGTTTTAGAAAATGGACATGGTATCAATGTCATCACTGCTGATGCTACCGGAAGATCGCCATTTCCATTCCAAGGCATGCCCGAGTCCATGTGGCCGATGTTTGAAAGAAACTTAACTTCAGAGCAATTAGAACTTATGAGAAACGCGATCGTTTTTGTAGGAGGTGTTTTCCCTAATCTTGGTTTTATCAGTTTTAGTGCTCCTCCTCTCGAGGGAGAAACTAACATATACAACTATTTAAATTTCCGGGTTTGGAGGCCTTTAGGCCCAGATAAAGTGGAAGTCTGGAGTTGGTTTACGATTGATAAAGCGGCTCCAGAGGAATACAAAGAAAAATCTTATTTATCATATCTTGGAACTTTTGGCCCTTCAGGTATTTTGGAACAAGATGATGCCGAAATATGGGCTCGCATCGCCCAAGCGAGCGGCGGCTTGATGGCACGAGATAAAGAACTGAGCTACAATAATGTCTTAAATTACTTAATGGGATTGGATCGGGTGGAACCTGATGAGACCTTCCCTGGACCTGGTGTCGCTTATCCGATTTGCTTCCTTGATGCAGTATCAAGAAATATGCATAAATACTGGTTAGAACTGTTAATCAAGGATCATTCTATTGCGGAGGGGGTATACAGATGA
- a CDS encoding DUF6803 family protein, translated as MNMTHYMELLAVNQPWNLILFMAIPVALAETIAITELAILFTRRFDGMIRKINKICSILAGVYFLGIFIYLFANAVIPFTLNGEWRGWIDIIAVGFYLMGVIPLMGLSLIDLSIIGRKWNEEQKLKYHSAFVGIFLVVAHIAMIFGMLDPSIGGGHSHHMNM; from the coding sequence ATGAACATGACGCATTACATGGAACTGTTAGCGGTGAATCAACCTTGGAACTTAATTTTATTTATGGCTATTCCCGTTGCTCTTGCCGAGACGATTGCGATAACGGAGCTAGCCATTCTTTTTACTCGCCGTTTCGATGGAATGATCCGCAAAATTAACAAAATATGTAGCATCCTTGCCGGTGTCTACTTTTTAGGAATTTTTATTTACTTATTTGCCAATGCCGTCATTCCATTTACATTAAATGGGGAATGGCGCGGATGGATTGATATCATTGCGGTAGGATTTTATTTAATGGGCGTCATTCCATTAATGGGACTAAGCCTAATCGATTTAAGCATCATCGGGCGGAAATGGAACGAGGAGCAAAAGTTGAAATATCATTCCGCTTTCGTTGGCATATTTTTAGTAGTAGCTCATATTGCTATGATTTTTGGGATGCTCGATCCATCGATCGGCGGCGGCCATTCTCATCATATGAATATGTAA
- a CDS encoding APC family permease translates to MMNLLQKKPLTHLLSRKKTLQKTLGAYDLILLGIGAIVGIGILVLTGVAAANDAGPSIIFSFMIAALVCGFVAFCYAEIASTLPVSGGVYTYAYVTIGEVVAYLMGWTQLLIYVLSAAAVANGWSAYFRSLLEGFQLHIPERLSAVPQQGGMVNLPAVCIILLMTWVLSKGVQESKKVNNTMVAIKLFVILLFIIVGIFYVQPENWDPFMPFGWKGVLEGTATVFFAFLGFDAVATAAEEVKKPQRDLPIGIIVSLGVCTLLYVIVCLVLTGMVPYHLLNVSDAMAFALHAVGQNVAAGIISAGAIAGITTVIFVYLYATVRVLFSMSRDHLLPKPFSVVHPHSQAPVFSTWIAGFTGAAIAGFVDLRALSNLINIGALLTFMMVALSVIVLRKTHPDLQRGFKAPLVPYLPILTIVCSIFLMTRLALETWLYFCIWMMIGLSIYFIYRMKRQKDLYQEQINMMKKAN, encoded by the coding sequence ATCATGAATTTACTTCAAAAAAAACCACTCACCCACTTGTTGAGCCGAAAGAAAACATTGCAGAAAACATTAGGCGCCTATGATTTAATATTGCTTGGCATCGGAGCGATTGTTGGAATCGGCATTCTTGTGTTGACAGGTGTCGCAGCGGCAAATGATGCAGGTCCTTCGATCATCTTTTCGTTCATGATCGCAGCATTGGTGTGTGGATTCGTAGCGTTTTGTTATGCCGAAATCGCATCAACCCTTCCTGTTTCCGGAGGCGTCTATACGTATGCGTATGTGACAATTGGGGAAGTTGTTGCGTATTTAATGGGATGGACTCAACTTTTAATTTATGTTTTGTCCGCTGCAGCAGTGGCAAATGGATGGTCTGCGTATTTCCGCTCATTGTTAGAAGGATTTCAATTGCATATTCCGGAAAGGTTAAGTGCAGTACCCCAGCAAGGCGGAATGGTGAACTTGCCGGCTGTCTGCATCATTTTGCTGATGACATGGGTGCTGTCAAAAGGTGTGCAAGAAAGCAAGAAAGTGAATAATACGATGGTAGCCATCAAACTGTTTGTCATTTTATTATTTATAATTGTCGGAATATTCTATGTTCAACCGGAAAATTGGGATCCATTCATGCCGTTTGGATGGAAGGGAGTCCTCGAGGGAACTGCTACTGTGTTCTTTGCGTTTTTAGGATTTGACGCAGTCGCAACTGCGGCAGAAGAAGTGAAAAAACCGCAGCGTGATTTGCCAATTGGCATTATTGTTTCATTAGGTGTGTGCACCCTTTTATACGTTATTGTTTGCTTAGTGTTAACAGGAATGGTTCCATATCATTTATTGAATGTTTCCGACGCGATGGCATTTGCGCTCCATGCAGTCGGGCAAAATGTTGCCGCGGGAATTATATCCGCTGGAGCAATTGCCGGCATTACAACCGTTATCTTTGTTTATCTTTACGCAACCGTACGCGTTCTGTTCTCTATGAGCCGCGATCATTTACTGCCAAAACCGTTCTCAGTTGTTCATCCACACTCTCAAGCACCTGTTTTTTCAACATGGATTGCAGGATTTACTGGAGCGGCAATTGCTGGATTCGTTGACTTGAGAGCATTATCCAACTTAATCAATATTGGTGCTTTGTTAACATTTATGATGGTTGCCTTATCCGTTATTGTACTGCGCAAAACACATCCCGATTTGCAAAGAGGATTTAAGGCTCCTCTTGTTCCATATCTTCCAATATTGACGATTGTATGCTCTATCTTCTTAATGACTCGCCTTGCGCTTGAAACATGGTTGTATTTTTGCATTTGGATGATGATCGGTTTGAGTATTTATTTTATCTATAGAATGAAACGCCAAAAAGATTTATACCAAGAGCAAATAAATATGATGAAAAAAGCAAACTAG
- a CDS encoding sensor histidine kinase — MRKISFKLGLLFFVFVLGIETVLFASLYITLVHSRINEEFEQLLARGNSHRDVLEKNYDPSTLEHVTMMESEAETDVVITDDKGKILYFSDHILPAAQKIIKKANKHIPHDGMIVQKDWQKESHISTVSPIRIAGKIKGYVYMFQNTDSIQNMIDKLKHHFMMVGILSVFLTIITIALLSRIITIPLIRMKQATEKLSKGDFSVHLQVKGEDELAELGKAIQTLARDLEYLKKERNEFLASISHELRTPLTYVKGYADIARRPNMGEEERNRYLSIIYEEAEHMQKLVKDLFELAKMDQHSFQIHKELTNLCSFFKKLHDKMQPAFQAKKMSLVYYCDGSITVHIDQKRFEQVMMNLLDNALKYSDQGSIVSIDVRKEKHHIVIIVADEGRGIPKEDLPHIFERFYRVDKSRSRTSGGTGLGLAIVKEIVEAHGGAIYAASEYGKGTNMIITLPEG; from the coding sequence ATGAGAAAAATTTCGTTTAAATTAGGGTTGTTATTTTTTGTATTCGTATTAGGAATAGAGACGGTTTTATTCGCGTCTTTATATATAACTCTGGTTCATTCCCGAATCAATGAAGAATTTGAGCAGCTGCTGGCAAGAGGGAACAGCCACCGCGATGTGTTAGAAAAAAATTATGATCCTTCCACGTTAGAGCATGTTACCATGATGGAGTCTGAAGCGGAGACGGATGTCGTTATTACAGATGACAAGGGGAAGATCTTGTATTTTTCGGATCATATTTTGCCGGCTGCTCAAAAAATCATAAAAAAAGCAAATAAACACATTCCCCATGACGGGATGATCGTCCAAAAAGATTGGCAAAAAGAGTCGCATATTTCAACGGTAAGCCCGATTCGGATTGCCGGCAAGATCAAAGGATATGTCTATATGTTTCAAAATACGGATTCCATCCAAAATATGATTGATAAATTAAAGCATCATTTCATGATGGTCGGAATTCTTTCGGTATTTTTAACAATTATAACGATCGCTCTCTTATCGAGAATCATTACTATTCCGCTCATTCGCATGAAACAGGCAACTGAAAAATTGAGTAAAGGGGATTTTTCTGTTCATTTGCAAGTAAAAGGGGAAGATGAATTAGCGGAGTTGGGAAAAGCCATTCAAACATTGGCGAGGGATTTGGAATACTTAAAAAAAGAAAGAAATGAATTTCTCGCCAGCATTTCTCATGAGCTCCGCACCCCTCTTACTTATGTGAAAGGATACGCGGATATCGCGAGAAGACCAAACATGGGAGAAGAGGAGAGAAACCGGTATTTGTCCATTATTTATGAAGAAGCGGAGCATATGCAAAAGCTGGTGAAGGATCTTTTCGAATTGGCGAAGATGGATCAACATTCCTTTCAAATCCATAAGGAACTGACAAACTTATGTTCTTTCTTCAAAAAATTGCATGATAAAATGCAGCCCGCATTTCAGGCTAAAAAAATGTCTCTTGTATATTACTGTGATGGAAGCATTACCGTCCATATCGACCAAAAACGTTTTGAACAAGTGATGATGAATTTGCTGGACAATGCTTTAAAATATTCCGATCAAGGTTCTATCGTTTCTATTGATGTAAGAAAAGAGAAACACCACATTGTGATTATTGTTGCAGACGAAGGTAGAGGAATTCCAAAAGAAGATCTGCCACATATTTTTGAACGGTTTTACCGAGTGGATAAATCAAGATCAAGAACCAGCGGCGGAACCGGGTTGGGGCTGGCGATCGTCAAGGAAATTGTGGAAGCGCACGGAGGCGCGATTTACGCCGCCAGTGAATATGGAAAAGGCACAAACATGATCATTACATTGCCGGAGGGATGA
- a CDS encoding aromatic-ring-hydroxylating dioxygenase subunit beta has product MNPELQFDITNFLHHEAYLLDHRRYKEWLDLLADDLVYRMPARITTEGKHNEPNIMNEMTFFEETKKSLITRVKRLDTPSAWAEYSGPRQRHFISNIYIESSPKSGEYQVRSYFLYQRCRGSDLDIEQLHGERVDVLRKENGKWKIASRTIYPDQTVLRLINLSMFL; this is encoded by the coding sequence ATGAACCCTGAATTGCAATTCGATATCACCAATTTTCTCCATCACGAGGCGTATTTATTGGATCATCGGAGATATAAAGAATGGTTAGATTTGCTAGCAGATGATCTTGTATATCGTATGCCCGCACGCATCACCACTGAGGGTAAGCATAATGAACCGAATATTATGAATGAAATGACATTTTTTGAAGAAACGAAAAAATCTCTCATCACAAGGGTAAAAAGGCTTGATACTCCATCAGCATGGGCTGAATACTCGGGGCCTAGGCAACGGCATTTTATAAGCAATATATATATCGAGTCTAGTCCGAAATCCGGCGAATATCAAGTTCGAAGTTATTTTTTATACCAGCGATGTAGGGGTTCAGACTTGGATATTGAACAATTACATGGAGAGCGGGTGGATGTGTTGCGAAAGGAAAATGGGAAATGGAAAATTGCCTCGCGAACGATATATCCTGATCAGACTGTGTTAAGGCTCATAAATTTAAGCATGTTTTTGTAA
- a CDS encoding oxidoreductase has product MNQTFNKQPVAFVTGASSGFGLLTSVALAGEGYRVLASMRNLTNKGQLEAAAKEAVVADRIEIVQLDVTDFSAAETVIQDVIRRYGQIDLLVNNAGYAAGGFTEEVAIEEWQRQFETNFFGLVAVTKAVLPSMRERRSGKIVNISSISGRIGFPSMGPYVASKFAVEGFSESLRLEMLPYGVHVVLIEPGSYKTDIWSKGLGAVTIHPNSPYVKEMKAILKYVNKIADAAPAPDEVIRQIVQVAKSPSPKLRYPVGKGVKLGIILKNILPWKWWERIVTKRLWKG; this is encoded by the coding sequence GTGAATCAAACTTTCAATAAACAACCTGTTGCGTTTGTTACAGGAGCTTCAAGCGGCTTTGGTTTGCTGACAAGCGTGGCACTTGCCGGTGAAGGCTACCGTGTGCTGGCTTCAATGAGAAACTTGACAAACAAGGGACAGCTGGAAGCGGCGGCTAAAGAAGCGGTTGTCGCAGATCGGATAGAGATTGTCCAATTGGATGTGACTGATTTTTCCGCCGCAGAAACGGTAATTCAGGATGTGATCCGCCGGTACGGACAAATTGATCTGTTGGTGAACAACGCAGGTTATGCAGCGGGCGGCTTCACGGAGGAAGTGGCTATTGAAGAATGGCAGCGGCAATTTGAAACCAATTTTTTTGGTTTAGTGGCAGTAACGAAAGCGGTTTTGCCGTCGATGAGAGAACGCAGAAGCGGCAAGATTGTGAATATAAGCAGTATCAGCGGACGGATCGGATTCCCTTCCATGGGGCCTTATGTGGCCTCCAAGTTTGCGGTGGAAGGATTCAGCGAGTCTTTGCGTTTAGAGATGCTGCCGTATGGCGTCCATGTAGTTTTAATTGAACCGGGATCCTACAAAACCGATATCTGGTCAAAAGGATTGGGAGCAGTAACGATCCATCCGAATTCTCCTTATGTAAAAGAGATGAAGGCAATTTTGAAATATGTCAACAAGATTGCTGATGCGGCACCTGCTCCGGATGAAGTGATCCGCCAGATTGTGCAAGTGGCAAAGTCTCCTTCTCCGAAATTACGGTATCCGGTTGGCAAAGGTGTGAAATTAGGAATTATTTTAAAAAACATACTGCCGTGGAAATGGTGGGAGCGGATAGTGACAAAACGGCTTTGGAAGGGATAG